The genomic segment GCAGTTTGATCCAATCCTGGTTTACTCCTGTGTTCAGTACCCCGCCATCCACAACTACATAATTGTTTCCGAAATCACTTGCATGATCAATGGACGACATTTGGGGTGTGCGCATGAAAACCGCTCCTTCAGTCAGTCCTGCACCGAAATTCAGGTTGTCAAAACTAATCACCGTATTATCATACCTGATGTAAATGCCATAGCCATCTATATCAGAGAATATCAAACCGCTGAGGCTGGCACGCGCAGTGCTGGCCAGGGCAAGCGCAGTTTTACCGTAACCCGATGCGATATCACTATGGCCTGCATGAGAAAAGTTCATGTGATTCAACTGGTTCTCAACCGAAGAACTTTCAATAAAAAGTCCGGTCCAGGCTCCGGGCTGTTCCACTGTGCCTCTAAATATGATGGGATCTGAAGGGGTTCCCATGGCTTGTATAACGCCAGTGCTCCGCACGCGGAAGCGAATGCCACTTTCAAACCTGAATTCAGCTCCTTCATTGATGACAACCTCGCCTTGCGCGTCAATTTCATTTTTCACCAGGTAATGCCCATTCATTGGTTTTACCCATTGGTGTTCAGAGTCAGCAGGAAGCACGCCTCCGTTAACTTCAATTGCAAAGCCATTGAAATCGCTGGCTTCATCAATGAACCCAATATGGGCTGCTTTGATTTGCATAGCACCCAGGCTGTTTGAGTCAAAGTTATTTTCCATCATGCCAACTTCGGCAGCATCATTATGAATGCTTAAACCAAATCCATCGTTGCTTGTAAAAGAACAATGCTGGATATTAATTCTTCCATTCTCAACATGAAAAGCCGTTTGCGGACGTCCGGATGTGATGTCACTACTGCCGGCAGCGGATACGTGTACATGGTTAAACTCATTTTCAATGTTGTTCGACTCATGGAGAATTCCTGTCCAGAACCCTGGGATTTCGGACTCACCGGTGATTATAACTGGCTGGTCTGCCGTACCCAAAGCTTTGATAACACCAGAGGTTCTGATCCTGATGCGACGATCGCTCATCACATGGATGCGAACACCGGGATCAATGGTCATCATGGCAAACATTTCAACATTGCCGCTCACAATGTAATCAGGCAGGTTTGGATCTTCAAAAATATCTGTCAGATGAAGATCATCATTGTACGAACCGCTCAAAGCCGTTGTTGCAGGCAGGGCTGTGATCCTTACATTATCTGTGCTCTCGCCAAGATTATTGGAGATTGTAAGGCGTATCTCATAATCTCCGGAAATATCCGGGACAAAAGAAGCTGTAACCGAGCTGGCGTTACTGATGGTTGTGTTGCTTCCAACCGGAATTGAAATAAATTCCCATAGGGTCTGAAAACCCCCGCCATTCAAGTCACCCGAAGCGGAAGCATCCAGCTGAACGGTTTCACCTGTTGGCGCTTCCCTGTCGGGCCCTGCAACAGCGGTGAGACCATGTTGATCATCGTCATCATCTTTTTTACAAGCTGCCATTGTTAATATTGCAGCAGCAATCGGTATCAAATAAAATAGCTTTTTCATTTTCTTAAAATTTTAGATTAATTAGGTGCAAAAACATTTGTACATGATAGCTCATGCAGTTCAATTTGAATAGTCCGGTGCGCCGGAACTCTTGCTGTTGTTTATGTTTAAGCAATACAGATAAAGAATAATTCACTTCATAGTTAACGTCGTAAAAGTTATCGGATTGCCTGTTATTTTTAAATGCACCACCTTTAACAAATTTTTAACATATTGGTATTCATTGATTTTAGCCAAAAACTGGAATCAGAAGTGATGTGTAGTGGTCTTTCCTTTAAGATTTTTTTCGATCCAATGGAATGTTGAAATAAATGAGTGCCAGCTTATTGTTCGTGCTTCTTGTTATGGAAGCATTTCTAGAAAAGCTGGTAAACCGTAGTATTAGCAATTAGTTTAATTTCGCAATGCATAACAGCTACAACAGAATTTGTTTAAGTTGATGAATTATAGGTTGTTTAATATAGTTGTGGCCTTGCTTGGCGGTCTTGTCCTGCTTTTTATTGTAGGACCGCTGCTGGGCATGGTGCTGGCAACAACCCCATCGCAACTTTTTGAAGCTGCGCAGGAAGCAGAGGTGAGAAGAAGCATTGGCCTTACGCTCTGGGTGTCAATGGCAGCAACCATCGTCTTTGCATTGGCTGCCATTCCTTTTTCGTGGTTGCTTGCACGGAAAGAGTTCAGGTTCAAACAACTGATCAGCGGTATTATTGATCTTCCTATTGTGATCCCTCATTCGGCTGCCGGTATTGCAGTGCTGGGATTTATCTCACGCGATTCAGTATTAGGAAAAATGGCTTCGTCTGTTGGCATTGACCTGGTGGGCAATCCTGCCGGTATTGCCCTAGCTATGGCTTTCGTGAGTGTTCCTTTCCTGATCAATGCCGCCCGTGATGGATTTGCCGCTGTACCTGAAAGACTTGAAAAAGCAGCGTTAAACCTGGGCGCTTCACATTTCCGGGTTTTTATGAGTATTTCATTGCCGCTGGCATGGCGCAGTGTTTTGTCGGGTTTTGTAATGATGTTTGCCCGCGGCATGAGTGAATTTGGCGCTGTGATCATCGTAGCTTACCATCCTATGATTGCACCGGTAATGATCTATGAACGCTTCAGCGCTTTCGGGCTAGCTTATGCCCGGCCGGTGGCAGTCTTGTTCCTGGCAGTTTGCCTGGTTTTCTTTATTGCACTTCGATTGTTCACCAATAAATTAGGAAGACATGGAAATGCTCAGGCTCGATAAAATAGCATTGAATGTTGGTGATTTTTCGCTGCATAACATTGATTTCGCGGTGGAAGAAGGCGAATATTTTATTCTGCTCGGGCCGTCGGGTGCGGGCAAGTCGTTAATCCTTGAACTGATTGCCGGATTTTATATGCCTCAGCAAGGTAAGCTTGTCCTCAAGCAAAATGACATCACCAACCTGCCAATACAGCAACGGGAAGTGGGTTTGCTTTTCCAGGATTTTGCTATCTTCCCACACCTGAGTGTTTTTGATAACATTACCTATCCGTTGCGAAATGCTTCAATTAGTAAAAGTGAGCGATTGGAAACTGTCAGGCAGGTGGCAGCAGAACTGGAAGTAAGCCATTTGCTGCACAGAAATCCCACAACACTTTCAGGTGGCGAACAACAACGCGTAGCGCTGGCTCGCACTATGGTTCGCAAACCGGCAGTTTTACTGCTCGACGAACCCCTTGCCGCGCTGGATGTGCAGCTACGTGGCGGTATCCGTTCATTGCTTCGCCGGCTCAATCAACAGGGTCAGACCATATTGCATGTGACCCACGATTATGAAGAGGCTGCCATTTTAGGCCATCGTATTGCAGTAGTTGAAAATAACACGATTGCTCAGTGTGGTTTACACGATGAAGTTTTTCATCATCCACGCTCTTCGTTTATAGCCAATTTTGTGGGCATCAGGAATTTCTTTGCCGGCGAACTTTTTGAAAATACTGACGGAATGCGCAGCTTCCGCATGAATGGGGTTATCATAAATATTCTGAGCGATCAGGCGGCAGGAAAAGGATTTGCAGTGATCCGCAGCGAAGATATATTTCTTTCACCAGAGCCGCTCGACAGCAGCGCTGCCAATAATCTAAAAGGTGTTATCACTTCCGTGGAACCCGCCCGTGTGGGTTATGAGATCAGCATTGATGCAGGAATTCCATTGATAGCGATTGTTGCAAAAGAATCGGTTGCAAGGCTACGTCTGGAACCGGGGAAAGTTGTTTGGGCAGGATTTAAAGCCTCAGCAGTGAAGTTTGTGGCGGCATAAGCACTTGATAAATTTTCGGCGTTTTATTTGCCAGCGAACCAAATTCGTTCATACATTTGGCACATCATCAATTCTTCATCATTCATCACCTTTAAATTTGATTTTTATGAAACGTCTAATCATTGCAACGCTTTCTGGCCTTTTGTTCGGATTCGTATGCTACGGTTTTGCGTCAAGCTCCGGTAGCCTTCCCATGCCTGTTGCGCTTCAAATCATTATCAGCAGGACTCTTATCGGTTTTGCCATTGGGACCAGTAGCCTGAAACTTGGGCATTGGGCCATACATGGTATTCTGATGGGATTTCTTTTCAGCCTGCCATTGTCATTTAGCGGAATGATGGCGCCTGAGAATCCGGAATTTACAAAAGAAATGATGTTTGCTTCAACAGTTGTGATGGGCGTTATTTACGGTTTGCTGATTGAGCTGATCACAAGCGTTATTTTTAAAGCAAAACAGAAATAGTATAATTTTTAATGACAACACCTAAATTCTATTATTATGACAGAACAAACAACACCTCAACCGGCAAAGGTTACCAAAATAAAGAAGATCCACAAGCATAGCAACAACAACGCTGTGTACGGGCTTGGTTTAATTGGTGCAGTAATTTATTATATCACAACAGCTACCACCTTCTGGGGCGGTGTGATTGGCGTCCTGAAAGCACTTGTTTGGCCTGCATTTCTGGTTTATGAATGGCTGAGGTATTTGGGGATGTAAGAACTATTGTTCAATTATTTGTACATCCGTAATCTTCCCACAAGAG from the Bacteroidales bacterium genome contains:
- a CDS encoding ATP-binding cassette domain-containing protein — translated: MEMLRLDKIALNVGDFSLHNIDFAVEEGEYFILLGPSGAGKSLILELIAGFYMPQQGKLVLKQNDITNLPIQQREVGLLFQDFAIFPHLSVFDNITYPLRNASISKSERLETVRQVAAELEVSHLLHRNPTTLSGGEQQRVALARTMVRKPAVLLLDEPLAALDVQLRGGIRSLLRRLNQQGQTILHVTHDYEEAAILGHRIAVVENNTIAQCGLHDEVFHHPRSSFIANFVGIRNFFAGELFENTDGMRSFRMNGVIINILSDQAAGKGFAVIRSEDIFLSPEPLDSSAANNLKGVITSVEPARVGYEISIDAGIPLIAIVAKESVARLRLEPGKVVWAGFKASAVKFVAA
- a CDS encoding ABC transporter permease is translated as MNYRLFNIVVALLGGLVLLFIVGPLLGMVLATTPSQLFEAAQEAEVRRSIGLTLWVSMAATIVFALAAIPFSWLLARKEFRFKQLISGIIDLPIVIPHSAAGIAVLGFISRDSVLGKMASSVGIDLVGNPAGIALAMAFVSVPFLINAARDGFAAVPERLEKAALNLGASHFRVFMSISLPLAWRSVLSGFVMMFARGMSEFGAVIIVAYHPMIAPVMIYERFSAFGLAYARPVAVLFLAVCLVFFIALRLFTNKLGRHGNAQAR